TATTTCTAAATATTTGACTGGCACTAATTCACGCAAAGCCTCTTTTAAAATCTCAATTTTCAACGGAAGTTTTCCAGTAGCCGCTAACGCCCCTATCATCACTATGTTTTGAGTTATTACGTCGCCAGCTTTTTCTGCCAAGGTTGCAGCATTAACTGATATAATGATTCAAGTGAAGCTTCGAAGTTGCTCAAGAAGCTCTTCTACAGGTGGATTATGCACTCTTGAGAAGTCTTATGTAACAATTCTCGACAATTTATCAAAATTGCGTTAGGGCACGGTTTTCTATCATTTTTCGATACATGTAATTTTCAATTCATGCATGCAGTCGACTAACCTGTCTATGTCCTTTCTCTGTCCTTTAATTCTGAATTTCGTGCACAGATCTTTCACAAGCAGAGTTTCAATTACTTCGGCACCGGTCTCTCCAAAT
The window above is part of the Candidatus Bathyarchaeota archaeon genome. Proteins encoded here:
- a CDS encoding 2-oxoacid:acceptor oxidoreductase family protein; translated protein: MSVNAATLAEKAGDVITQNIVMIGALAATGKLPLKIEILKEALRELVPVKYLEINMRAFELGYDTVKMSHASV